A section of the Pediococcus inopinatus genome encodes:
- a CDS encoding diacylglycerol kinase, producing MQKRARVIYNPTSGREVLKQSMIDILNILEEAGFEASAYATTPEPKSAENEARRAAKAGFDLVVAAGGDGTINEVVNGIADLHFRPMMAIIPAGTTNDYARALKIPREDPVAAAKVVLKDQRIKMDIGKAGENYFINIAAGGLLTELTYDVPSNMKSIFGYLAYLVKGAELLPQIKPVDMDIEYDGEHFNGKASMFFLALTNSIGGFEQIVPDASLDDGRFTLIIVKASNLVSILHLMVKALNGNHMNDPRIIYRKPKRVKVNPVNDRVMVNIDGEYGGDAPMVFKNLHKHIEMFANLDKIPDDAYDLSEPKVTKAEENFIKQVKKLHEDDTEETDQDKNK from the coding sequence ATGCAAAAAAGAGCTCGGGTCATTTACAACCCAACTTCAGGACGCGAAGTTTTAAAACAAAGCATGATCGACATCTTGAATATTTTAGAAGAAGCTGGTTTTGAAGCAAGCGCCTATGCCACCACGCCTGAACCGAAATCTGCCGAAAATGAGGCCCGGCGCGCTGCTAAAGCTGGGTTTGATTTAGTCGTGGCTGCCGGTGGCGATGGAACCATTAATGAGGTCGTCAACGGGATTGCAGACTTGCATTTTCGGCCAATGATGGCTATCATTCCAGCAGGGACTACAAATGATTATGCCCGAGCTTTGAAAATTCCTCGGGAAGATCCTGTGGCAGCTGCTAAAGTGGTCCTGAAAGATCAACGGATCAAGATGGACATCGGAAAAGCCGGTGAAAACTACTTTATTAACATTGCCGCGGGTGGTTTGCTGACCGAGCTAACTTATGATGTCCCTTCAAATATGAAGAGTATCTTTGGTTACTTAGCTTATTTGGTAAAAGGGGCAGAGTTACTTCCCCAGATCAAACCGGTTGATATGGACATCGAATACGATGGTGAACATTTTAACGGAAAAGCTTCAATGTTCTTTTTAGCGCTGACAAATTCAATCGGTGGGTTCGAACAGATTGTGCCGGATGCTTCTTTGGATGATGGGCGTTTCACGCTAATTATCGTCAAGGCATCGAATTTGGTTTCGATTCTTCATTTGATGGTTAAAGCCTTAAATGGAAATCATATGAATGATCCCCGGATTATTTATCGCAAACCAAAACGAGTTAAAGTTAACCCGGTAAATGATCGAGTTATGGTGAACATTGATGGTGAGTACGGTGGGGATGCACCCATGGTCTTCAAAAACTTGCATAAGCATATTGAGATGTTTGCCAACTTGGACAAGATTCCAGATGACGCTTACGATTTGTCGGAGCCAAAAGTGACAAAGGCTGAAGAGAACTTTATTAAACAGGTTAAAAAACTTCATGAAGACGATACTGAAGAGACGGATCAGGATAAAAATAAGTAA
- the rlmD gene encoding 23S rRNA (uracil(1939)-C(5))-methyltransferase RlmD, with product MKFRAPVSKNETYDVTIMDLTYQGMGVAKIDSFPIFVANSLPGEEIVMKVTKVAKTYAFGRVMEWKSKSPDRVEDKDAQYTQTGIAPLQHLAYPAQLEFKQHQIQELFYKVHLNSVEVSPTIGMDKPYGYRNKAQIPVRSVNGQLTTGFYRRNSHDLVPMEDFYIQDPEIDKAIVVVRDILRKYHTAPYNEENHTGVIKTIMVRRGHYSHEMMIVLITRAKKIPMNFEITEEIRKQLPEVKSIIQNVNAAQTNVLMGKEEKILWGSAVIHDTLLGQNFAISADSFYQVNPVQTEKLYELAIKKAGLTGNETVIDAYCGIGTISLAMAQHAKTVYGVEIVDKAIQDAKINAKLNKIHNVKFFTGKAEEQMDKWQHDGLEPDVIVVDPPRKGLATEFITAATAMTPKKVVYVSCNPSTLVRDVQLFMENGYHVDQPVVPIDQFPQTPHVESVTVLVKD from the coding sequence ATGAAATTTAGAGCACCAGTTTCAAAGAACGAAACGTATGACGTTACAATTATGGATTTAACTTACCAAGGAATGGGGGTCGCAAAAATTGATAGTTTTCCAATTTTTGTTGCCAACAGTTTGCCTGGTGAAGAAATTGTGATGAAGGTTACCAAAGTTGCAAAGACCTATGCATTTGGCCGGGTAATGGAATGGAAATCAAAGAGTCCAGACCGAGTTGAAGATAAGGACGCCCAATATACACAAACAGGGATCGCGCCTTTACAACATTTAGCTTATCCAGCCCAATTGGAATTTAAACAACACCAGATTCAAGAATTGTTTTATAAAGTGCATCTCAATTCAGTTGAAGTGAGTCCTACAATTGGAATGGACAAACCTTATGGCTACCGAAACAAGGCCCAGATTCCCGTTCGGAGTGTGAATGGCCAATTAACAACCGGTTTTTATCGTCGTAACAGCCATGATTTGGTACCAATGGAAGACTTCTATATCCAAGATCCTGAAATTGATAAGGCTATCGTGGTGGTTAGAGATATTTTAAGAAAGTATCATACTGCACCATATAACGAAGAAAATCATACGGGTGTTATTAAAACAATCATGGTTCGTCGTGGCCATTATTCTCATGAAATGATGATTGTTTTGATTACACGTGCGAAGAAGATTCCAATGAACTTTGAAATTACAGAAGAAATTCGCAAACAATTACCAGAAGTTAAGAGCATTATTCAAAATGTGAATGCTGCTCAAACCAACGTTTTAATGGGCAAAGAAGAAAAAATTCTCTGGGGTAGTGCAGTTATTCATGATACCTTGTTGGGTCAAAACTTTGCCATTTCAGCCGATTCTTTCTATCAGGTTAACCCTGTACAAACAGAAAAGCTTTATGAGCTGGCAATTAAAAAGGCTGGCTTGACTGGTAATGAAACTGTGATTGATGCTTATTGTGGAATCGGAACAATTTCATTAGCAATGGCGCAACATGCCAAAACAGTTTACGGTGTTGAAATTGTTGATAAGGCGATCCAAGATGCTAAAATCAACGCTAAGTTAAACAAGATTCATAACGTGAAATTCTTCACAGGTAAAGCTGAGGAACAAATGGACAAATGGCAACATGACGGCTTGGAACCGGATGTGATTGTCGTAGATCCTCCACGTAAAGGTTTAGCAACAGAGTTTATTACTGCTGCCACTGCCATGACGCCTAAAAAAGTGGTTTATGTCAGCTGTAATCCATCAACATTGGTCCGTGATGTCCAATTATTCATGGAAAATGGTTATCATGTGGATCAACCAGTAGTTCCAATCGACCAATTCCCACAAACACCACACGTGGAAAGTGTCACTGTGTTAGTGAAAGATTAA
- a CDS encoding helix-turn-helix domain-containing protein codes for MADMYIKDYTNTFIVHGHEYEVTSPARFNSDTDEIVDDMTLDDRAVEIANQMYRDDIGLVSPDDIKKYRVKIGLSQREFAKLLGRSTNTIALYETGASPSRSNNKLLKDLMEK; via the coding sequence ATGGCGGACATGTATATCAAAGATTATACAAATACTTTTATTGTACACGGTCATGAATATGAAGTTACTTCACCTGCGCGATTCAATAGTGACACTGACGAAATAGTTGATGATATGACGTTGGATGATCGAGCCGTTGAAATTGCCAATCAAATGTATCGTGATGATATAGGACTAGTTTCTCCTGATGATATTAAGAAGTATCGGGTGAAAATTGGTTTATCACAACGTGAGTTTGCCAAATTACTTGGCAGGAGCACTAATACTATTGCATTGTATGAAACTGGAGCTTCTCCATCTCGATCTAATAATAAATTATTAAAAGACCTAATGGAAAAGTAA